The Kozakia baliensis genome includes a region encoding these proteins:
- a CDS encoding fatty acid desaturase produces the protein MSERIHPTVSFQNRSERILTVEMATVLMLVFCYAGWFASGYSLMPGHPLLGGLALALFIALHSSLQHEATHGHPTSSSWLNEVLVGLPLGVFYPFRRYKETHLQHHREEWLTDPGEDPESYYCSPEKWANLPTWQKRILEANNTFLGRVALGPAIGFIRFVCADGRQILRGNREILLAWVIHLMSIGILWSVVSRIFGLPFWLYVIVPAYIGNSLIAVRSYCEHQWDKNTSRRTIIVESSFLSWVFLHNNLHFVHHKRPDLPWYRLPQVYRENRSSWREGNGQYVFPNYRMIAWRYLMRRKEEVPHPQQETTSC, from the coding sequence ATGAGCGAACGCATCCATCCCACCGTATCTTTTCAGAATCGTTCCGAACGCATCCTGACCGTCGAAATGGCAACGGTTCTCATGCTGGTTTTCTGTTACGCAGGATGGTTCGCCAGTGGCTACAGCCTCATGCCGGGACACCCGCTTTTAGGGGGCCTTGCCCTGGCATTGTTCATCGCGCTGCATTCCTCCCTACAGCATGAAGCGACGCACGGGCACCCGACGTCCTCTTCATGGCTCAATGAAGTCCTGGTCGGGCTACCGCTGGGTGTGTTCTATCCTTTTCGGCGTTACAAGGAGACGCACCTTCAGCACCACCGAGAAGAATGGCTAACCGATCCTGGAGAGGACCCGGAAAGCTATTATTGCAGCCCGGAAAAATGGGCCAATTTGCCGACATGGCAAAAGCGCATTTTGGAAGCGAACAATACTTTTCTCGGGCGTGTCGCCTTGGGGCCGGCTATCGGTTTCATTCGGTTCGTCTGTGCCGATGGGCGTCAGATTTTGCGCGGCAACCGGGAAATTCTTCTGGCTTGGGTAATCCATCTGATGTCCATTGGAATTTTATGGTCGGTTGTCTCGCGCATTTTCGGCCTGCCGTTCTGGCTGTATGTGATCGTCCCGGCCTATATCGGCAATTCATTGATCGCCGTGCGTTCCTATTGCGAACATCAATGGGATAAAAATACGTCTCGCCGGACAATTATCGTTGAATCGTCGTTTCTCTCGTGGGTTTTCCTGCATAATAATCTACATTTCGTCCACCATAAGCGTCCGGACCTGCCATGGTATCGGCTGCCCCAGGTGTATCGGGAAAACAGAAGTTCATGGCGTGAAGGAAATGGGCAATATGTCTTTCCTAATTACCGCATGATCGCCTGGCGTTACCTCATGCGCCGCAAGGAAGAAGTCCCTCATCCGCAACAAGAAACCACGTCATGCTGA
- a CDS encoding TonB-dependent receptor, protein MLAFPSHDVAFSPLTLSNRRKWKNILQCVVFSSALTSISAWAAPATPPRASTSKPQPATKARRGEAVRSPLAPKVETISVYGQGSTRQMTSVTSSMLRETVPGTSPMKALNRLPGVMYQSADPFGAYEYSSSLFMRGFSQAQLGFTLDDVPLGDQQFNNYNGLSITRAISTDNVSGVDVSQGAGAIDVASTSNLGGAMQFHSRDPSHKRGGNVEQTFGSNSTFRTFVRLDSGDLNHTGTRFYISYARTSLNLWKGGGYNYSDQVNAKFVQPLARGSSFKAFFNWSSIQQFDYQDMSLNYLHTVGSHLANYYPDYGAAYQAALGNFRPDIARSSDPLDAAYYAGTANRQDFLGGMTLNENLNDHLNWKTTLYGHGDSGYSTWTTPYTPSPNGSPLSVRTQNPGILRGGILSALTHHYGANTFNTGVWYEYGQFTEGRYFSETPLLGQGTLGNPTDHFPTGIFANPWNEKFQTSTFQFHIQDTYQITPHLKINAGFRSMVVQSGNQVLNQDSSYNGGNRVAQGRLTASNAFLPQVSANWRFLPHNELFFDVSHNMRAFPEDGYGTNVAATPWTTNQKAFDATARNLKPETDWVYEGGYRYTTPLVTGLLSAYRMNFSNRLQLVSTGPIVNPVTAVQNVGGVTTNGVEGSVTIRPLEGLSFYNSISYAHSTYDQDVQTSGGLEPTKGKLIPNYPALMYKGVIAYEWRNLNVHLDGNYLSHRYLTYTNDTKVPGYFIANFGARYRFTKIPALKNLTASFNIYNLFNKTYVATTGELGNSFSGSPQTFMMGAPRQFFGTVSVDF, encoded by the coding sequence TTGCTCGCATTTCCTTCGCACGACGTCGCATTTTCGCCGCTGACACTCAGCAACAGGCGTAAATGGAAAAACATTCTGCAATGCGTAGTGTTTTCATCCGCACTGACGTCCATTTCCGCATGGGCAGCGCCCGCAACGCCCCCTCGCGCCTCCACCAGTAAGCCGCAACCCGCCACAAAAGCGCGGCGTGGCGAAGCCGTGCGAAGCCCTCTTGCGCCCAAGGTGGAAACGATTTCGGTTTATGGGCAGGGTTCGACCCGCCAGATGACGTCCGTCACAAGTTCTATGCTGCGGGAGACGGTGCCCGGCACATCGCCGATGAAGGCGCTCAACCGATTGCCCGGCGTCATGTATCAATCGGCCGATCCATTCGGCGCTTACGAATATTCCTCAAGCCTCTTCATGCGTGGTTTCAGCCAGGCGCAACTCGGCTTTACGTTGGACGATGTGCCGCTGGGCGATCAGCAGTTCAATAATTATAACGGCTTGAGCATCACCCGTGCGATTTCCACCGATAACGTCTCCGGCGTGGATGTCAGCCAGGGTGCGGGCGCGATCGACGTGGCTTCCACCAGCAATCTCGGTGGGGCCATGCAATTTCACTCCCGCGATCCCTCTCACAAACGTGGCGGCAATGTCGAGCAGACGTTCGGCAGTAACAGCACGTTCCGAACTTTCGTCCGTTTGGATAGTGGCGATTTGAACCATACCGGAACGCGGTTCTATATCTCCTATGCTCGTACGTCGCTCAATCTATGGAAGGGCGGCGGATATAATTATTCCGATCAGGTTAACGCGAAATTCGTGCAGCCTTTGGCGCGTGGTTCGAGCTTCAAAGCCTTCTTCAATTGGAGTTCGATCCAGCAGTTCGATTATCAAGACATGTCCTTGAACTACCTGCACACGGTAGGATCGCATCTGGCGAATTATTACCCTGATTACGGCGCGGCCTATCAGGCGGCATTGGGTAATTTTCGCCCTGATATTGCCAGATCGTCGGACCCGCTCGACGCCGCCTATTATGCCGGAACGGCCAACCGGCAGGATTTCCTGGGCGGTATGACATTGAACGAGAACCTCAACGATCATTTGAACTGGAAGACCACGCTCTACGGTCACGGAGATTCAGGATACAGCACCTGGACTACGCCTTACACACCATCTCCCAACGGCTCGCCGCTTTCTGTGCGGACACAAAACCCTGGTATTTTACGCGGCGGTATTCTCTCGGCGCTGACGCACCATTACGGCGCCAATACGTTCAATACCGGCGTGTGGTACGAATACGGCCAATTCACCGAAGGGCGTTATTTCTCTGAAACGCCGCTTCTGGGCCAAGGCACATTGGGCAACCCGACCGACCATTTTCCAACTGGGATTTTCGCCAACCCATGGAACGAAAAATTCCAAACCAGCACGTTCCAGTTCCACATTCAGGACACGTATCAGATCACACCGCACCTAAAGATCAATGCCGGTTTCCGCTCTATGGTGGTTCAATCGGGTAATCAGGTGTTGAACCAGGATTCAAGCTATAATGGTGGCAATAGAGTTGCGCAGGGCAGGTTGACGGCCTCCAATGCCTTTCTACCGCAGGTTTCGGCAAATTGGCGTTTCTTGCCGCATAACGAATTGTTCTTCGATGTCTCGCACAATATGCGCGCCTTCCCGGAGGATGGCTACGGTACTAACGTGGCCGCGACACCATGGACCACGAACCAAAAAGCCTTCGACGCGACCGCGCGCAATCTGAAGCCGGAAACTGATTGGGTTTATGAAGGCGGCTACCGGTACACAACGCCATTGGTGACGGGCTTGCTCTCCGCCTATCGCATGAATTTCTCCAACCGCCTGCAACTCGTCTCCACCGGTCCGATCGTCAATCCTGTAACCGCCGTGCAAAATGTCGGCGGCGTGACCACGAACGGCGTGGAAGGCAGCGTCACCATCCGACCATTGGAAGGATTGTCATTCTATAACTCCATCTCCTACGCGCATTCGACTTACGATCAGGACGTGCAGACATCGGGAGGTTTGGAGCCGACGAAAGGCAAGCTGATCCCGAACTATCCGGCTCTGATGTATAAGGGCGTCATCGCTTACGAATGGCGCAATCTGAATGTGCACCTGGACGGTAACTACCTCTCGCATCGCTATCTTACCTATACGAATGATACGAAGGTTCCGGGCTATTTCATCGCCAATTTCGGCGCGCGTTATCGCTTCACCAAAATCCCGGCATTGAAGAACCTGACGGCCAGCTTCAATATTTATAACCTATTCAACAAAACCTATGTCGCGACGACCGGGGAACTCGGCAACTCCTTCAGTGGCAGTCCTCAAACCTTCATGATGGGCGCGCCACGACAGTTCTTCGGTACGGTCAGCGTCGATTTCTAA
- a CDS encoding Scr1 family TA system antitoxin-like transcriptional regulator codes for MDKRLIAQRFRDRLTRLMLREGCHRAAFADRLGLDRSALSLLLATDSARLPRADTLLQIASRMGVSTDWLLGAGEEDQIAPPSDAQIAMEENATYHNIPLLMRWHAEAAGTKIRYVPHRLPDLLRTPAIVAYEARQPEGADQREYEYIARHLDFKREPGTDMEVCMSVQSLENLAAGDFPWDGLAHDVRKAQLQHIIRVADELYPSFRVFLFDERHIHTVPYTIFGTHRAAIYAGDIFLVLNQKEAVSRMQKHFETLIRHAVVQPHDFVRYVQSLEKTMTETPARQTVLS; via the coding sequence ATGGACAAACGCTTGATCGCCCAGAGATTCCGAGACCGCCTGACACGCCTCATGCTTCGTGAAGGATGTCATCGCGCGGCCTTCGCCGATCGGTTGGGGCTGGATCGCTCGGCTCTGTCGCTGCTTCTCGCCACCGATAGCGCGCGCCTTCCCCGTGCGGACACGCTATTGCAGATCGCCAGCCGGATGGGCGTCAGCACGGATTGGTTGCTGGGCGCGGGAGAGGAAGATCAAATCGCTCCCCCATCGGATGCGCAGATCGCGATGGAGGAAAACGCGACCTATCACAACATCCCTTTGCTCATGCGTTGGCACGCGGAAGCCGCGGGCACAAAGATACGTTATGTGCCCCATCGCCTGCCGGATCTGTTACGCACGCCAGCCATCGTGGCTTATGAAGCCAGACAGCCGGAAGGCGCGGACCAACGCGAATATGAGTACATCGCGCGCCATCTCGATTTTAAGCGCGAACCTGGAACGGATATGGAAGTTTGTATGTCCGTCCAGTCCCTGGAGAATTTAGCGGCGGGAGATTTTCCGTGGGACGGTTTGGCGCACGATGTCAGAAAAGCGCAGCTACAGCATATTATCCGCGTGGCGGATGAACTCTATCCGTCTTTTCGCGTCTTTTTGTTCGATGAACGGCACATTCATACCGTGCCATATACGATTTTCGGCACGCATCGTGCGGCTATCTATGCCGGAGACATATTTCTCGTGCTGAACCAGAAAGAAGCCGTGTCTCGTATGCAAAAGCACTTCGAAACTCTCATTCGGCATGCCGTGGTTCAACCGCATGATTTCGTCCGATATGTGCAATCCTTGGAAAAAACGATGACCGAAACGCCCGCTCGACAGACCGTTCTATCGTGA
- a CDS encoding MFS transporter, translated as MTGKLAAIVSARIHLVDRQYRFVILGLLLVAGCVSYIDRTAIGVANLAIAHDFGLSFTQLGLILSSFAWAYMVCQIPAGILADRFSARFLIFASLMIWGVAQLLSGVASSAGMILVSRALLGIGEAPLFLAGTKVITQWFNARERGTPISLFNASSSLGQVLAPLLLGFVASRWGWHAMFVVLGLLSFVVAVGWISLHRPPPLAAVPARKQPFHFRRTLSQPVSWVLAGGFIGVIYLQWLYASWLPSYLQSNWHISIERASYLSALPQFFGFLGGIYGGPLIDRRTAKNIPPIKACHRPLVYALFLASLTTILAPFCQNLPEVIIMMSAALFFCGLASTCGWTLGTVVSAPETVATVEAIQNIGGSFGGVIAPIVTGGILARSGSYPLAMGTAGAIAALSAAIYGLGIKAARRS; from the coding sequence GTGACGGGTAAGCTCGCGGCCATTGTGTCGGCCCGCATTCATCTGGTCGACCGGCAATATCGGTTCGTCATCTTGGGGCTTCTTTTGGTCGCGGGATGCGTCAGCTACATCGACCGCACCGCAATCGGCGTCGCCAATCTCGCGATTGCGCATGATTTCGGCCTGTCCTTCACGCAGCTTGGCCTTATCCTATCGTCTTTCGCGTGGGCTTACATGGTGTGCCAGATCCCAGCCGGTATTTTGGCGGATCGTTTCTCGGCGCGCTTTTTGATCTTCGCCAGCTTGATGATTTGGGGCGTGGCGCAGCTTCTTTCGGGCGTGGCCTCCAGCGCAGGTATGATCCTCGTATCTCGTGCGCTGCTGGGAATTGGCGAAGCGCCGCTTTTCCTGGCAGGCACCAAGGTCATCACGCAATGGTTCAACGCAAGGGAACGCGGAACGCCGATCAGTCTTTTCAATGCTTCATCGTCATTGGGGCAGGTTCTCGCCCCGCTTTTGCTTGGTTTCGTCGCGTCACGATGGGGCTGGCACGCCATGTTCGTGGTTCTAGGCCTGCTGAGCTTCGTCGTCGCCGTGGGCTGGATCAGCCTGCACCGCCCGCCTCCGCTGGCCGCCGTCCCGGCTCGAAAGCAGCCGTTTCACTTTCGCCGAACGCTTTCCCAACCCGTCAGTTGGGTATTGGCGGGCGGTTTTATCGGGGTCATTTATCTGCAATGGCTCTATGCATCCTGGCTACCAAGCTATCTACAATCGAACTGGCATATATCCATCGAGCGGGCGAGCTATCTCTCCGCTCTGCCACAGTTTTTCGGCTTTCTCGGCGGAATTTACGGCGGCCCGTTGATCGACCGGCGCACGGCAAAGAATATCCCCCCGATCAAAGCCTGCCATCGACCTCTCGTTTACGCTCTTTTCCTGGCGAGCCTCACGACAATCCTTGCGCCTTTCTGCCAGAACTTGCCTGAAGTCATCATCATGATGTCAGCCGCATTGTTCTTCTGCGGTCTAGCTTCAACGTGCGGGTGGACGCTCGGCACAGTGGTCAGCGCTCCTGAAACCGTGGCGACGGTCGAGGCTATTCAGAACATCGGTGGTTCTTTTGGCGGCGTTATCGCGCCGATCGTGACAGGCGGCATCTTGGCGCGTAGCGGCTCCTATCCTTTGGCGATGGGCACGGCGGGGGCAATCGCCGCTCTGAGTGCCGCCATTTATGGCTTAGGCATCAAAGCGGCACGCAGAAGCTGA
- the mmsA gene encoding multiple monosaccharide ABC transporter ATP-binding protein, protein MDNVLEMHGISKSFGPVKALNDVSFTVERGEIHALCGENGAGKSTLMKVLSGVYPHGSYEGKILYEGEERKFREITDSEALGIIIIHQELALIPLLSAAENIFLAHPPGHWGVIDRDIAWKQAKILLKKVGLNDPPDTLITNMGIGKQQLVEIAKALSKDVKLLILDEPTASLNERDSAALLDVLLEFKAQGISSILISHKLNELSRVADRITVLRDGKSVETIDCRHGPVSEDHIIRKMVDRDLEHRFPSHNPKIGDVMLKVEDWSVFHPIHGDRQIIHHVDFHVRAGEIVGIAGLMGAGRTEFAMSLFGRSYGRKITGNVWIKDKKADVSTVRKAIDAGLAYVTEDRKELGLHLGEDIRKNITLANLRGISKSKIIDGIKELRVATDYRRRMRIRCSDVNQESGKLSGGNQQKVVLSKWLFTSPDILILDEPTRGIDVGAKYEIYTIIQGLADSGHGVVVISSEMPELLGICDRICVMNEGRFVGEFSQAEATQEKIMQAIMRSTTRADAYDVPAPPSGMEQAINTVGP, encoded by the coding sequence GGTGTATACCCTCATGGCAGCTACGAGGGGAAAATCCTCTACGAAGGCGAGGAACGCAAATTTCGTGAAATTACGGATTCCGAAGCACTCGGCATTATCATCATTCACCAGGAATTAGCGCTCATTCCCTTGCTTTCGGCAGCCGAGAATATCTTCTTAGCGCATCCGCCTGGGCATTGGGGCGTTATCGACCGGGATATTGCGTGGAAGCAGGCTAAGATTCTGCTCAAAAAAGTCGGGTTGAACGACCCGCCCGATACGCTGATTACCAATATGGGGATTGGCAAACAGCAATTGGTGGAAATTGCGAAAGCTTTGTCCAAAGACGTCAAATTGCTGATATTGGACGAACCCACCGCCAGCCTGAACGAGCGCGATAGCGCGGCACTTTTGGATGTCCTGCTCGAATTTAAAGCGCAGGGTATTTCCTCTATTTTAATTTCTCATAAATTGAACGAACTCTCGCGTGTCGCCGACCGCATTACGGTACTGCGTGACGGTAAATCGGTCGAGACGATCGATTGTCGGCATGGGCCGGTTTCAGAAGATCATATCATCCGTAAAATGGTGGATCGCGATCTGGAACATCGTTTTCCCAGCCACAATCCCAAAATCGGCGACGTTATGCTCAAAGTCGAGGATTGGTCGGTTTTCCATCCGATCCATGGCGACCGACAGATTATTCATCATGTCGATTTTCATGTGCGGGCCGGGGAGATTGTCGGCATTGCCGGCTTGATGGGAGCCGGTCGCACTGAATTCGCCATGAGCTTGTTCGGGCGCTCCTATGGCCGGAAAATCACGGGAAATGTCTGGATTAAAGACAAAAAAGCCGATGTCTCGACCGTCAGAAAAGCCATCGATGCGGGACTGGCCTATGTGACGGAAGACCGCAAGGAACTCGGGCTGCATTTGGGCGAGGATATTCGCAAGAACATCACCTTGGCGAATTTGCGCGGCATTTCGAAAAGCAAAATCATCGACGGGATCAAGGAATTGCGCGTCGCGACGGATTACCGCCGCCGGATGCGTATTCGTTGTTCGGACGTCAACCAGGAATCCGGCAAGCTTTCCGGCGGCAATCAGCAAAAAGTCGTTCTGTCGAAATGGCTTTTCACCTCGCCCGATATTCTCATTTTGGACGAACCGACACGCGGTATCGATGTTGGGGCGAAATACGAAATTTACACCATTATTCAGGGACTGGCCGATAGCGGGCACGGCGTCGTCGTCATTTCATCGGAGATGCCGGAGCTGCTCGGCATTTGCGACCGCATTTGCGTCATGAACGAAGGGCGCTTCGTTGGGGAATTCTCGCAAGCTGAAGCGACGCAGGAAAAGATCATGCAAGCCATTATGCGCAGCACCACGCGCGCCGATGCTTATGACGTTCCTGCGCCGCCAAGCGGCATGGAACAAGCGATCAATACGGTAGGTCCGTAA
- a CDS encoding phosphate/phosphite/phosphonate ABC transporter substrate-binding protein has protein sequence MLIAALPMYDWAENRAETDARWRFLRTQLREKGIDAPEHLTRRNADMPPVPGGIRNHRGDLIAPDPANLPPDELNLDVLWRHPDLLLSETCWGPLRHGLRQDVSLIGQSSYDGWEGGQGPYYSSAIIARSSFGKSVAAHSNGEAIFDRNILREKRLAYNDPHSLSGFLALAEDLRALGEENIFSQYVSTGAHRESIRAVAAGRADVAAIDCRSWGLAQKYETAAQGLHVIGWTKRRHGIALIGSVHLNDEAISCVAEIVGRQ, from the coding sequence ATGCTGATCGCCGCGTTGCCGATGTACGATTGGGCGGAAAATCGTGCTGAAACCGATGCGCGATGGCGGTTTCTTCGTACGCAACTGCGCGAAAAGGGTATCGACGCGCCGGAACATCTTACCCGCAGAAACGCGGATATGCCGCCGGTTCCAGGCGGTATTCGCAACCATAGGGGAGATTTGATCGCGCCCGATCCCGCAAATCTGCCGCCGGATGAATTGAATCTCGACGTGTTGTGGCGTCATCCGGATTTGCTTTTGTCGGAAACCTGTTGGGGTCCACTGCGACACGGGTTGCGCCAGGATGTTTCGCTCATCGGGCAGAGTTCATATGATGGCTGGGAAGGCGGTCAGGGGCCGTATTATTCGAGTGCGATTATCGCCCGGTCTTCTTTTGGAAAATCTGTTGCGGCCCACTCGAATGGAGAAGCAATTTTCGACCGGAATATTTTGCGCGAGAAACGCCTTGCCTATAACGACCCGCACTCGCTCTCCGGTTTTCTGGCGTTAGCGGAAGATCTTCGAGCATTGGGAGAAGAAAATATTTTCTCGCAATATGTTTCCACTGGAGCGCATCGTGAATCCATCCGCGCCGTCGCGGCAGGAAGGGCGGATGTCGCCGCGATCGATTGCCGGAGTTGGGGCTTGGCGCAAAAATACGAGACAGCAGCGCAAGGCTTGCATGTTATCGGATGGACTAAACGGCGGCACGGTATCGCTCTCATCGGCTCCGTTCATTTGAACGATGAAGCGATATCCTGCGTTGCGGAGATCGTGGGTCGCCAATAG
- the mmsB gene encoding multiple monosaccharide ABC transporter permease: MLQEPKGGLPEKTRSVADYLKSNLRSYGMFLSLIAIMAFFQIVTHGTLLRPLNLTNLVLQNSYIVVMALGMLLVIVSGHIDLSVGSVAGFIGAVAAVLMVNYHLDFVSASFICLALGAIIGAAQGYWIAYFKIPSFIVTLAGMLVFKGLALALLGGQSLGPFSSTFRQLSSGFIPEFLPHGPQYYPTSLMLGALVAASLVYLSYRQRARQVRNEMEVEPLFLFALKNVAIFGIVVYLSYLIASYRGLPNVLIIMAVLIALYAFVTERTTIGRQVYAVGGNARAAKLSGVKTERLTLLTFMNMGALAALGGLVFAARLNTASPKAGQGFELDVIAACFIGGASAYGGVGKVGGAIIGALIMGVMNNGMSILGIGIDYQQVLKGLVLLGAVCIDVYNQRR, encoded by the coding sequence ATGCTCCAAGAACCCAAAGGAGGCTTGCCGGAAAAAACGCGCTCGGTTGCAGATTACCTGAAAAGCAATCTGCGTAGCTACGGCATGTTCCTGTCGCTCATCGCGATCATGGCGTTTTTTCAGATCGTCACGCACGGAACATTGCTAAGGCCGCTCAACCTCACCAATCTCGTGCTTCAGAACAGCTATATCGTCGTGATGGCGCTGGGTATGTTGCTGGTTATCGTATCGGGGCATATCGACCTTTCCGTCGGCTCCGTAGCTGGCTTCATCGGCGCGGTCGCCGCTGTGCTGATGGTGAATTACCATCTCGATTTCGTCTCGGCGTCGTTCATCTGCCTGGCCTTGGGCGCGATCATCGGCGCGGCGCAGGGATATTGGATCGCCTACTTCAAAATACCGTCTTTTATCGTCACTCTGGCGGGAATGTTGGTTTTCAAAGGGCTGGCTCTGGCGTTGCTCGGCGGCCAATCGCTCGGTCCCTTCTCCAGCACGTTTCGGCAATTATCGTCGGGCTTCATTCCCGAATTTTTGCCGCATGGTCCGCAATATTATCCGACTTCGCTCATGCTCGGCGCGCTTGTCGCGGCATCTTTGGTCTATCTCAGCTATCGGCAGCGTGCGCGGCAAGTCCGTAACGAAATGGAAGTCGAGCCGCTCTTTCTTTTCGCGCTTAAGAATGTCGCTATCTTCGGCATCGTCGTCTATCTTTCCTATCTGATCGCTTCCTATCGCGGCTTGCCCAACGTGCTGATCATCATGGCTGTTTTGATTGCGCTCTATGCTTTCGTAACGGAGCGCACCACCATCGGCCGCCAAGTTTATGCCGTGGGCGGAAACGCGCGTGCGGCGAAGCTCTCGGGCGTCAAGACGGAACGCCTAACTTTGCTGACCTTCATGAATATGGGGGCTCTGGCGGCGCTGGGCGGGCTGGTTTTCGCAGCCCGCCTCAATACGGCCAGCCCCAAAGCAGGGCAGGGGTTCGAACTGGATGTTATTGCGGCATGTTTCATCGGTGGTGCATCGGCCTATGGTGGCGTCGGCAAGGTAGGAGGTGCGATTATCGGCGCGTTGATCATGGGGGTCATGAATAACGGCATGTCGATTTTGGGTATTGGGATCGATTATCAGCAGGTGCTCAAAGGGCTGGTCCTGCTCGGCGCCGTGTGCATCGACGTTTATAACCAGCGTCGCTGA